ATCGCATCGCTGATGCCAGGACAAAATTACAACTTCTGCAAAAACAACAGTAAGTGTGTTAATAGCAGGAACGTCTTTCCATCAATGCCGTAATATTTTTATTGAATCTGCGTGATCGGACCAGTATCTTACAGACTATCATTCAAATTAAATAACCATCGATTATGTTAAGATATTTGCGCAAAGGCACGAAGGGGCGAGCAACCGCAGCAGCACACCGTCACAATGGCAGGCCGGACCGAAATACGACAGACGAGAATGGCGTTTCTCGAGTGAGAGATCCATGCAATGAAAGCACTCCCTCTTATTAAACCGTGGTTGGCACCGCGATTACTGGTCGTTGTGGTCGGTGTCATTGCGGCGGGGGCCGCCCTGAGCGTTGCTTGCCGGGCGGAGGTGCCCGTCCCCACTACCTCCCCACCTGCTCCATCGAGTGTGGCCCCCCAAGCCACCGCGGGCGGTGGCCCTGCCAGCTTGGAGGAAGCGGATCGCAAGGCCGAGGAGGCCCTGGCGGCTCCACCCGCCACACAGTCGGACCAGCAGGAAAGCGCTGGCAAGCCGGGGACGATCCCGCAAATCAATGTGCTCGATCTGGCTTTCCGCGGCGGCGTGCTGATGATTCCCATCACGCTGATGTCGATCCTGACGGTCATCTTCGGGCTGGAACGAGCTTTGGGACTGCGGCGGCGGAAAGTGGTTCCCGCGGGCCTCATCCGCGGACTTGGACAGCTAGTGGAAGATAAGCGTGGGTTTGATCCGCGGGGGGCCTATCGGCTGGCCCAGCGGTATCCGTCTTCGGCCGGCAATGTCCTTAAGGCGATGCTGGTCAAGGTCGGCCGACCGCTTCCAGAAATTGAACAGGCCATGAAAGAAGCCACCGAGCGAGAGGCGGATCGCCTTTACAGTAATGTGCGTTTCCTCACGCTCTCGGCAGCCGTCACCCCGCTTTTGGGACTGCTGGGAACGGTCCAGGGAATGATCCAGGCGTTCTTTGTCACTTCGCATCTCCCTACCGGCGCCGATCGAGCAGAGATGCTGGCGCAGGGGATTTACACGGCCCTGGTGACGACGTTTGCGGGACTGTGTGTGGCCATTCCGGCCTCGGTACTGGCACACTACTTCGAGGGACGAATTCAGAAGCTCTTGCGTGAGCTGGATGAATCGCTGCTGGGGCTTTTGCCCCAGTTTGAACGCTTTGAAGGCCGCCTGCGGATGGGGCGAGAGCAAATTTCCACGCCCGATCTCCTGGCCACCGCGGGTTTGCAGCGTGAGAGCCCGCAACCACCACCCCCACCCAGCCCCGCTGAGACGGGAGCCATGCCATGAGTATCCTGATTCGCAACAAAAGCCGCGCTCTGGAGTCACTCACGATGACTCCCCTCATCGATGTGGTGTTTAATCTGCTGATATTCTTTCTTATTGCCAGTAAATTTGCGGAGGAGGAACGGGAACTGCCGGTACGGCTCCCCGATGCCAGTGAAGCCCAACCACTTCTCAGCAAGCCGAGGGAGCTTTTTATCAACATTGACGAAAACGGTCGATATTACGTGGGGGGCAAACTGCTCAGACTGAACGAACTGGAGAAATTGCTCCTGGAGGCCTGGTCCGCCAACCCCAGCAGAACGACGGTCATCATCCGGGCGGACGAACGCTGCCGTCTGCAACCCGTTGTCTCGGCAATCAATGCGTGCAAGAAAGCCCATATTACAGACTACCGCCTGGCGACGCGGAAGACAGGGCCGCCGAGTGAAGGTGCTAACTCCCCTTAACGGAGCGGGAAGGAGGTCCGTACTCAGCAGTGCGAGGGAAGGCCTCGTCACATGGCCGACTTGAAAAGTCCCCCATCTCGTGGCAAACGAACTGTCATCCGGCGTTTCGTCCCGGAGCGGCTGGCCGATTTTGATGAGCAGGTCTGGCCGGTCAATATCGCCATACTCGTCTTCGCCGGATTCGTCACGGGAATCGTGCTGGCTACCACGCCCGACTTTTTCGATCCCCGTCCGCTATATAACGGCTTGGTCCGGTTGGGAATCATCGCTGGGCTGGTGCTGTTGTTGCTCTGGAGTACAGCTCACGTTCGGGCACCGACGGCTCGCCGCATCCAGTTCTGCGTGGTACTCAGTCTTTTCCTGCATCTCCTAGTCGCCGTTCTTTTACGGGAGCAGTACCTCAAATTGATTGCGTTCATCCGCGAGAATTCGTTACCGGCAGAGTCGGAAACCGAAGAAACGATCACCTTGCCCGAGTATGGAATCGACTCGGTTGAAGAGGCGAACCAGCTTTCGGAATACACCCGGCCGGTGCAGGCACTTCCCAGGGACAACGTTGCTGCCGACCAGTTGATCGATCGACCACGACCGGGTTCCCCGGCTCCTTTGTCAGCACCGCAGGAGATGCCGGATTTGTCCAGGGAACAATCCTCGCCGCTTGTGCCACCGCGAGCCGAGGAAACTGTGCGTGAACAATCCTCCGATTCGGAGCTTTCGGCTCCGCGTCGGACGCTGCCCGCCCCTGGTGAAATCACCCACCTTGCGCCGCTGGATGCGCCCCCGGAAAGGTCCTCGGTTGAGCCGGAGGTCAGTCCGCGTGACCAGGTGCAGCGGGAACAAGCAGCGGCGACATTGAAACGGCCGGAAGAGGCTCCCGACCAAAGCACCAACCCGCAGGTCAGTCTGCCGGCGCGCGTCACCGCCGAGCGTATGCCGGCGACTTCCCCGCCCCTCTCGCGTCCGCAGCAAAGGGAGGTTTCCCGCGAACAATTGCTGGCGAGTCAGTCGCCGTCCATTACGGTGCCGGAACCTCAGGGAACCTCGTCGCCTGGTGAACTCCGATCGTCGGAAATTGTGCCCCGGCGGAGTCAAACCGTAGCCGCCCCCGCCCAAGCTTCCGGCGAGCCCCAGCCCGTCACACCAGCGGAGTTGGCGGTGATCCACCCAGCACCGCGTCCGGAAAGAATGACGCGTCCCGAAATGGCCGTCGGCCCAGTGGGAACACGACAAACCGCACGCAGCGGCCTCGAGACGTCCTCAATCGCGGGCATCGGGGAAAATGCTGAGTTACAATCGATCCCGCAGACGGCTGGCGCTCCGCGTCTTGCCCGGTCTCCGGAAGAACCTGCAATCGGTGGCCCTGCCCGAGAGCGAACCACGATTTCGTCCCCCGCGACGGCCGGTTCAATGGGCAACATTACAGACATCGTGAACGCCGCCCCAGCGGGGATGGCAGCTTCCCGGCGACCGCGGTCTGGTGATTCCTCAGACTTCATGGGAGTGACAGGAACGGGAGAGCCTGGAGCAAGCTCCCCGCGTCAAGGGCCGCCTGGGGAAATTCTCGGGTCGGTGGCCGCACTCACGCCCACGGAACCACAACCCAGTGGCGCGGGGGGAAGCAATCTCCGTGGGGCAGCGACTCGCCTGGAACCGCGCGCGACTGGGATCGGACCTGCTCCGATCTCCGTTGGGCTGGCGCGGCAGGAACCAGGAGTGGGCAGCTCGGGAAGCGGTGAAACCGGGGGTGGGCTGGCTTCCGAGCTTACCGGCGGAATGGGGCTGGCAAGCAGTGGTCCGGCACGGGGGCTGGGCGCGGCACGAGAGGAAGGTGGGGCGGAAGGGCAGGCCTTTTCGATGGGGAACACTCGGCCGGGCAATCGAGGTTTGGGCGAAGCCAGTAGTCCACTGATTGCCAATCAGGCAGCTCTGGAAGGAACTGTGTCAGGAACTTCGGCAGGGCCAACGGCGGGGGGCACTCCCAGCGACCGTCCCTCGGCAACGGCATTGACCTATGGACGCGGAACATCACGACAGGCCCTGCCGTCACTGGCGGGTTTTGGAAGTGGATCGAGCGCCCCCGCCGGGACTTCAGATCTGGCGGGGATGAAAGGAGACACGGTGCCGAGCGTCTCCGGCAGCCTTCCGCCTCGGTTGTTTGATCGGACGGCGGCTGGGGGAAATTGGGGTTCCAGCGGTAATCCGGGAGGGTCCGTGCGAAGCTCGGCGACTCTCCGCGGACAGGACAACGCACCGTACATCACCTCACAGGCACCTATCGCCGCGGAAACGGGGGGAACCGGCCAGGCCGGTCAATCTCTTGCGCGTGCAGAGATTGGGCGACAGGCGGGGGATGAACCACGTCGGGTGGTCGAGCTGCCGCCTCTGACCGCAGGGGCAGGCCGCGGCGGTTCTCCCAGTGGGGATCTGCTGAATGATGGGCTGACTTTACCGGTACGACGCGGTGGCGGTGAAATGTCCCGGCCTGAAATTGTCGGCCCGGGCGGGGCAAGACTCGCCTCGCGGTCCGCTCTGGGTGTGGCTTCGCCCGAGGTTCTCCGTGGGGCGGCGGAAACTGAACCCGCCGAAGCATTCGCCCAGCGCAATCCCGAAATCCGTGGTGCTCGCGCCATGGAGTTCGGCGGCAGTTCGGAGACCGAGCGAGCGGTGGAAAAAGGTCTTGAATTTCTCGCTCGCATTCAGTTCCCCGATGGGCACTGGAGCTTGCACCGCCTGCCGGACCATGTCCCCGATCCGCAAAAGACATTTCACACAGGAACCATGCACGGGGACACGGCCGCCACTGGTTTGGCGTTGCTGGCCTTTCTGGGCGCCGGGTACACCCATCAGGGATCCCGCTATCGAGACACGGTGGGTCGCGCGCTCCGCTGGCTTGTGGAAAATCAGTCGTCGGACGGTCGATTCTTCCGCGATCAAACCGACTCCAATCTGTACACTCGATTTTACGGGCATGGGCTGGCGACGATCGCCATCTGTGAGGCCTACGGGATGACGCGAGATCCAGCTCTCCGCCAGCCTGCGGAGCGAGCGATCGGCTTTATCGTCCAGTCCCAGAACCCTGAATTGGGCGGATGGCGGTACGAGTCCCGGAAGGAAACTGACACCTCTGTCAGCGGGTGGCAGCTTATGGCGCTGAAGAGTGCCCAGATGGCCGGATTGCAGGTGCCCACCACGACGCTGGAAGGCGTCTCGCGATGGCTCGATTTGGCACAGGCGGAAGGTGGAGCCCGTTATGTCTACAGCCCCTATGTGGCAAGCACGTCAGCCTCGCATCTGAAGGCCCCCAGTCGTGCAATGACAGCCGAGGGGTTACTCATGCGAATTTATCTGGGTTGGGGGCCCGAGAATCCAGCCCTACAACGCGGAGCAGATTTTCTGGTTCAAAATCTGCCGAGTTACGGAAACGATGAGAATCCCTTGCGGGATGCCTACTACTGGTATTACGCCACACAGGTAATGTTTCAGATGCAGGGCGAACACTGGAAAACCTGGAACCAGGCCATTCAGCAGCTTCTTCCTCGAGAACAGGTGCAGTCCGGACCGTGGGCGGGGAGCTGGGATCCGTTGCGGTCTGTTCCTGACCGTTGGGGCAAAGAAGCGGGCCGACTGTACGTCACAGCCATGCACCTGCTCATCCTGGAAGTGTACTATCGGCACCTGCCCTTGTTCAGAACACTTGCCCAAAAAGACTGAATTCAAAGGCTTGGACGCTCTTGCACCATGGATCTTCCCCTGAGATTATTACCGGTGGAAGAACGATGGACATGCCACGGTTGCGGTATTTGCTGCCGTCACGTGATTATCCCCCTTTCTCCTGAGGAATACGCGCGGATTCGCGCCCAGGGATGGGACAAAGACCCGACGCTGGCGGGCAAGCGGTTGTTTGTTCGCACGCAGCTTTGGCCTCCCCGGTACCGATTGGCCCATCAGGAGGACGGCTATTGCGTGTTTCTCAGCCCCACCGGTCGCTGCCGCATTCATGAGCGGTTCGGAGCAGAGGCCAAGCCGCTCGTCTGTCGGATGTTTCCCTATCAGACTGTGGCCTTGGACAAGTTCGCCTACCTCACGCTGCGGCACAATTGTCCGAGTGTGATACGTCATGCAGGCCAACCACTCTCGCAACAGGAAGACCAGTGGCGACCGCTTGCGGAGCATCCCCGCTTGCGACCTCAAGCCACGGTGCCGCCTCCCATCACCCTGGGTTATCGGGGTACATGGAATCAGTTTCTGCGATCGGCAGCAGTTGTGGAACGGCTTCTCTGCAATCCTTCGTATCCCATGGTTCGTCGGCTTGTTCACGCTCTGCTTTTCGCGCAGACCCTGGACGCCTGCCGGTTAAGCCGCCTGGATCAGGAGCGTTATATTGAGCTGCTCCGCATGCTGGAGGAAAGCGTGCCGAAGGAAGCCGAGCCACTTTTCCGCGACCGCGTTCCACCCGATGCAGCCTCCCAGTTCATTTTTCGCCGAGTTCTGCTGGACTATCTTCGGTTGCATCCGGGATTTCCGCTTCAAGAATCCTGGCAGGGCCGAATTCAGTGGGCGAAAATGGCGCTTGCAATCGCCAGGGGAAAAGGGACCATCCCCGCGCTCGCGCCGCCAGAGGTCGCTCTCAAGTTCGAGGGCGAACCAGCGACGTTTTCGGGCAGCGTCTCGCTGGCAGAACTGGACCGCAGTTTGACAGGGCTGCATCGGGATGTGCTCAAGCCCCTCGATGAGTACTACGAGGCCATGGCCATCTCACGCCGATTTGCGGTCAATGGCCGACGGGGCTGGCCGTTAACGGATCGCATTCGTGCCCTGGCTGCGTCTTTCCCCGCCGCCCTTGCTGTTCTGCGCCTGGCAACCCCCGGACGACTTCCCACCGCCGATGACATGATGGCGGTGGTAATCGCCCTGGACCGCGGGGAAGGCCTGGCCTCACTCGCCAGCCGAACTTACCGGCGAAGGCTGAGAGCCCTGGGTCGCAGCGGCCAACTCATTCGGCTGGTCATCTGGTGGGCCCGATAAATTGCCTCCGGTGTCACTCCTCGCCCATCAATTGGGCACCGGAGAGAAGACCAGACACACGGGGGCACCCACGGAGACCTGCTTTCCCGTGGGGGTGGGAATTCCCGTCTCGCTGTCGATTTTAAAAATGACCACGTTGTTCGTGTCCTGGTTGGCGGCCAGCAAATACTTGCCCGTAGGATCCAGCCCGATGAAGCGAGGAGTTTTTCCCTGCGTGGAGACGTTGGCTTTGCGCTCCAGCCGTTTTCCCGCATCTGATACTGCGAACACGGCGATGGAGTCGTGACCCCGATTGGACGTGTAAACGAACCGGCCACCGGGGTGCACAGCAATCTCCGCCGCTGTATTCTGACCGGCGAAATCTGTCGGTAGAGCAGAGACATTGTCTATCAATCGGGTGGGCACCCCGTCCTCGCAGGCAAAGATGCTCACCGTTGCGGTCAGCTCGTTCAGGACATAGAGAACCTGTCCATTAGGATGAAACGCGAAATGCCGCGGTCCCGAGCCCGGTGGCACCTGCACGAACGGCGGCTTATGGGGCGTAAGCTGCCCTTGAGCGCCATCCCAATCGAAAAGCAACACCTGATCCAGCCCCAGATCCGGCACCACAACCACCTTGCCGGTTGGATTGAAGCCGATCTGATGGGCGTGAGGGCTGGTCTGCCGGGTGGGGTGAACACTCTTTCCCTCCTGCTTCAGCACACAAACAGCCGGTTCCAGTGCTCCATCCGTTGATACAGGCAGGACGGCCACACTTCCCCCGCCATAATTAGCCACCAGGACGAATCGCCCTGAGGCGTCCACACTCACGTGACAGGGGCCGGAGCCACCCGAGGGTTGCTGGTTGATCAATGTCAACCGCCCGGAGTGGGTATCCACGCTAAAAGCGCTGACGCTGCCCGTCCTCTTACCCGACATTTCCCAAAGTTCTCCCACTGCATACAGAACTGGCTTTTGGGGATGGAGGGCCAGAAAGGATGGATTCTGTGCCTCCGCGGCCAGCACGGGCTCACTGAGGGTTCCGTCCTCCGCGTTGAATCGGCTCACATAGATCCCTTTGCTGGTCCCGCGTGTGTACGTGCCGTAGAACATCCAGAACTCAGCTCCCAGAACAGGCCATCCTGTTCCGGTCAGCATACTGATGACGAGCCCCGTCAGAAATGTGACGACCAACCTGCGCATGATCACTTCTCCATAGAAAACCAAACGGAACGGGCAACGCTGCGCCTTCTAGACTAATCTGCGGAAGCCCATTTTTCATCTTTAGGACGTTTCGGGCAAGAATGCCCCCCACTCAGCGGAACAGAAGCACTGTTCTATTCCTCAGGCGTTGCGGAATGGCTGTCGTGATCAGAGGGTTTGTTCTCGTTTGATTCACCAGGAAGCGGATAGGGTTTATCGATCCCAGGAAGATTGGGGACGTCAAATTCCAGTTCGCCTAACTCTTCCAGGGGCGGCCGGGATTGGCAACCCGGCGCAACAACAAGCAAAAGGCCACCGACCAGCGCGAAAATGCAAATAACAAAGACCTTCAGACCGCGTCCCATCGTTGAATAATCTCCCCTGGTACGAGACTCTTCCTCCGCGGTACACCACTCGGGCCATCGAAGCGCTCAGGCGAAATGGATGCACCGCCCGGTTTTTCCTTGGATTCACTCTTTCATTGTTTCCTAAAATGGAGGACGGACGCAATCGACGCGTCTTCCTGAGTGCATTGTCGTATCACTTCAGCGGATGTCAGCCCATGGCCGTCGATAGGGAGGAGGTTACCCGTCAGGTACGAAAAGCCGCCGAGGATCTGGGATTCTCGCCGGTGGGAATCTGCTCCGCCGTGGAGCCACCTCATTTTTCTTTTTTCGTGGAGTGGCTGGAAAAGGGTTATCACGGGGAGATGATGTACCTGGAACGGCGACGAGAGGCGTATGCCCATCCCCGATCTGTCCTGGAAGGCGTGCGGACCATCGTGATGCTGGGTTTTCCCTATCGCACGGTGGAACCCTCGCCGGGTGCGGCCGGCAAAGGGAGGATTTCACGGTACGCATGGGGAAAAGACTACCACGACCTGATCCGTCGCAGGCTCAAAAGCCTGGGACAAACGGTGAAAGAACTCTGCCCGGGGAGCGAGGTACGGGGTGTGGTCGATACGGCTCCGCTTCTGGAGCGCGAATTTGCCCAACTTGCCGGTCTGGGGTGGATCGGCAAAAACACGCTTCTCATTAATCCCCGTTTGGGAAGCTGGCTGTTTTTGGCAGCACTTCTGACGACGGCCGACCTAGTAGCGGACAGGCCCTTTGAGGCCAACCACTGTGGGACGTGCACCGCATGTCTGCGGGCGTGTCCCACCGGGGCACTGGTTGCTCCCTATGTTCTCGATGCCCGACGATGTCTCAGCTATTTGACGATCGAGCTCCGCGGTCCAATTCCCCAGGAATGGCGATCATCGATCGGCGACTGGCTTTTTGGGTGTGACATCTGCCAGGAAGTTTGTCCCTGGAATCGACGGGCACCCGTGACCGGGGAACCTTCACTGATGCCACGATGGGGAACTCACATCGAACTGACTGAGCTTTTTCATTGGAGCGACGAGCAATTCCGTTCGGCGTTTCGGGACATGCCGTTATGGCGGGCAAAACGCCGGGGTCTGCTGCGGAACGCTGCGATCGTCCTTGGAAATCAGCGCTGCACGGAAGCGGTGCCGGCGCTGATCAGAGGGCTTGAGGATGTGGATCCTGTCGTGCGGGAAGCGTGTGGCTGGGCCCTCGTTGAGATTGGAACAGAGCATGCCCTCTCGGCCGCGAGGACGCGGATTGAAAGAGAGCCCGACGCATGGGTCCGGGATCAACTCACCAGACATTTGGAGAGAATTGTGCAAACCACAGCCCGCCACGATGGGGCGGAGGAGCCGTGCCCATTAGGTAGCGGGCCCAGCAAAATCCCGGAAAAGAGATAAAACTTTAGGGGGAATTCATGAATTGCCGGTACCGAAGTGTCGTGCGCATGATCATTAAGGCATGGCCCGGGTGGCACCGGGCCCTCCAATCGAACCGATGGAGGGCAATGGATGATCGAATGTTGATCGGCGGACCTGACAAGCAGGTCCCTCCGAAGGGTCGGAGGGGCACGCTTGTCGTGCCCGATGAATGGGAAAATGGGCGATCGAACGTGAAATGGCGGACGTGACGAGCAGGCCCCTCCGAAGAGTCGGAGGGGCACGCTTGTCGTGCCCGATGAGGAGGGATGGGTTGTCGATCGGTGTTCATCGGACCCGACAAGCGGGTCCCTCCAATATGCGGGTCCCTCCAATATGCGGACGTGACAGGCACGTCCCTCCGGAAGCGGACTCGACAACCAGTTTCTCTAGGATGAATCTCGCTCCCCCGCGAACTCCCATGGGGTTCCTCGTCCCCGACGGCAGAGGAAAAGTGGGGATGACTGAGCGTTTGGGTTACCTTGACCGCCAAAAGCAGGGGCGCCTATAACAGGGTTTTGGAGTTGTCGAAATTTCCTTCCTGGCCAATCTTTTCGGCTGGATCCCTCATTTCGGACTAAATTGCGCATGACTTCGCCCCCCATCATCAAGATTCGCGAGGCAGAGGAACCCCGTGATCTCGTGCACCGGTGTGTTCAGGCATTGGCAGAGGGGCAGATTGTGGTTATGCCGACGGAGACGATTTACGGGGTGGCAGCTTCGGTGCTCGTTCCCCATGCGGTGGAACGCCTGGCCGACATGAAGGGCCGAAAGCAGGGCCATGCCTTCACGCTGGCTCTCAAAAGCGCGGAAGAAATCTGGGATTACGTTCCGGATCTTCCAGCAGTGGCATGGCGACTGGCGCGGAGGGCCTGGCCAGGACCTCTCACACTGGTGGTGGAAAGTCGTCATCCACTGAGTGCAGCCCGACGCTTCCCTCCGCAGGTCCAGCGACTCGTCTGCCCAGAGGGAACTCTGGGGTTCCGCGTGCCGGATCATTTTTTCATCAGCGAAGTGCTGCGGCTTCTTCCCGCTCCCTTGGTGCTGACAAGTGTCAACAAGACGGGGGAGCCGCCGGCACGGTCGGCGGAGGAGGCGGCCGCAAATCTGCCGGAGGTGGATATCATTTTCGACGACGGCCCGGCGGTCCACGGGAACGCTTCCACAGTGGTCAAAATTGAGGATGGAAGTTGGACCATCCTCCGCGAGGGGGTCTTGAGCAAAACGGCCATCGCGGAAATGGCTTCGGCGGTGATCCTCTTTGTGTGTGCGGGAAACACCTGTCGCAGCCCGATGGCCCAGGCCCTTTGTCAGGCCATGCTGGCGGAAAAACTGGGCTGCTCGCCGCAACAGCTCAGAGATTTCGGGGTGGTGGTTCGCTCGGCCGGATTGGAGGCCTATGGGGGAGATGGGGCCAGTCCCCAGGCGATCGAGGTGCTTAAACAGCGCGGAATCAATTTAGAGGGGCACATGTCCCAGCAATTGACCGATTCTCTTGTTCAGGACGCTGATCGCATTTTCACAATGACGCGGGCCCTGAAAGAGGCCGTCCTTGCGCGCTGGCCGGACGCGGCCGATCGCATTGATTGTCTGGATCCCCACGGCCAGGATATCGCCGATCCTTTCGGGGGCCCCCTTCAAGCCTACGAACAGTGTGCAAAACTCATTGAAGACGCCCTGCGTGACCGCTGTGAGGAGCTTCTCCGATTAGTAGTCGTGCCTCGCTCGGGAGCGTAAAATCGAAAAAGGGGCACACGGATTCTTCAATTGTGAGAGGTCTCTGAAAAATGCGGATTGCCATCGGAAGCGACCATCGCGGTTATTCCATTCGCCCCAAAATCGTGACCTTTCTAAAGAACATTGGGCACGAGGTGATTGACATGGGGACGTTCAGCCAGTCGCCGGTCGATTATCCCGACATCGCCGAGGCGGTGGCGAAGAAAGTCGCTTCCGGGGAGGCAGACCGCGGGATCCTGTTTTGTGGCACCGGACTTGGGATGTGCATCGCGGCTAACAAAATCCCCGGAGTCCGGGCAGCGCCCTGCCATGATGATCTCACCGCCGAACTCAGCCGACGGCATAATGACGCCAATGTGCTCTGCCTGTCGGCCGATCTCCTCGGCGAGCGACTCATCACCCGTATTGTAGAAGTCTGGCTCAACACACCGTTCGAAGGAGGCCGTCACGCACGCCGGGTGGAAAAAATAGCGGAGATCGAAAAAGAACTCCTCCAGGAATGCTGCTCCAAAGCAAACCAGGCGGCAAACAATCCGTCCCACCAACAGCAGGAGGACCAAACGCTTCAGGCGTGAGAGATGATCCTTTCGGTCGGCATTCGCGCGCAAACGAGCGATTAACTTGCCCCTCTTGATCGATTTCGATTGCCCGGGTGGTAGTCAATCTGACAGAGAGAACGTGTGAGAAGAATCGCCTCCGGCGTCGAACATGTACATTGCTGGAGTGCCCCCGAAGTGGCCTTTCTCTGTCAAACCACGCTGGCCCCAC
This is a stretch of genomic DNA from Thermogutta terrifontis. It encodes these proteins:
- a CDS encoding MotA/TolQ/ExbB proton channel family protein, encoding MKALPLIKPWLAPRLLVVVVGVIAAGAALSVACRAEVPVPTTSPPAPSSVAPQATAGGGPASLEEADRKAEEALAAPPATQSDQQESAGKPGTIPQINVLDLAFRGGVLMIPITLMSILTVIFGLERALGLRRRKVVPAGLIRGLGQLVEDKRGFDPRGAYRLAQRYPSSAGNVLKAMLVKVGRPLPEIEQAMKEATEREADRLYSNVRFLTLSAAVTPLLGLLGTVQGMIQAFFVTSHLPTGADRAEMLAQGIYTALVTTFAGLCVAIPASVLAHYFEGRIQKLLRELDESLLGLLPQFERFEGRLRMGREQISTPDLLATAGLQRESPQPPPPPSPAETGAMP
- a CDS encoding ExbD/TolR family protein, translated to MSILIRNKSRALESLTMTPLIDVVFNLLIFFLIASKFAEEERELPVRLPDASEAQPLLSKPRELFINIDENGRYYVGGKLLRLNELEKLLLEAWSANPSRTTVIIRADERCRLQPVVSAINACKKAHITDYRLATRKTGPPSEGANSP
- a CDS encoding YkgJ family cysteine cluster protein, producing the protein MDLPLRLLPVEERWTCHGCGICCRHVIIPLSPEEYARIRAQGWDKDPTLAGKRLFVRTQLWPPRYRLAHQEDGYCVFLSPTGRCRIHERFGAEAKPLVCRMFPYQTVALDKFAYLTLRHNCPSVIRHAGQPLSQQEDQWRPLAEHPRLRPQATVPPPITLGYRGTWNQFLRSAAVVERLLCNPSYPMVRRLVHALLFAQTLDACRLSRLDQERYIELLRMLEESVPKEAEPLFRDRVPPDAASQFIFRRVLLDYLRLHPGFPLQESWQGRIQWAKMALAIARGKGTIPALAPPEVALKFEGEPATFSGSVSLAELDRSLTGLHRDVLKPLDEYYEAMAISRRFAVNGRRGWPLTDRIRALAASFPAALAVLRLATPGRLPTADDMMAVVIALDRGEGLASLASRTYRRRLRALGRSGQLIRLVIWWAR
- a CDS encoding lactonase family protein, giving the protein MRRLVVTFLTGLVISMLTGTGWPVLGAEFWMFYGTYTRGTSKGIYVSRFNAEDGTLSEPVLAAEAQNPSFLALHPQKPVLYAVGELWEMSGKRTGSVSAFSVDTHSGRLTLINQQPSGGSGPCHVSVDASGRFVLVANYGGGSVAVLPVSTDGALEPAVCVLKQEGKSVHPTRQTSPHAHQIGFNPTGKVVVVPDLGLDQVLLFDWDGAQGQLTPHKPPFVQVPPGSGPRHFAFHPNGQVLYVLNELTATVSIFACEDGVPTRLIDNVSALPTDFAGQNTAAEIAVHPGGRFVYTSNRGHDSIAVFAVSDAGKRLERKANVSTQGKTPRFIGLDPTGKYLLAANQDTNNVVIFKIDSETGIPTPTGKQVSVGAPVCLVFSPVPN
- the queG gene encoding tRNA epoxyqueuosine(34) reductase QueG — translated: MAVDREEVTRQVRKAAEDLGFSPVGICSAVEPPHFSFFVEWLEKGYHGEMMYLERRREAYAHPRSVLEGVRTIVMLGFPYRTVEPSPGAAGKGRISRYAWGKDYHDLIRRRLKSLGQTVKELCPGSEVRGVVDTAPLLEREFAQLAGLGWIGKNTLLINPRLGSWLFLAALLTTADLVADRPFEANHCGTCTACLRACPTGALVAPYVLDARRCLSYLTIELRGPIPQEWRSSIGDWLFGCDICQEVCPWNRRAPVTGEPSLMPRWGTHIELTELFHWSDEQFRSAFRDMPLWRAKRRGLLRNAAIVLGNQRCTEAVPALIRGLEDVDPVVREACGWALVEIGTEHALSAARTRIEREPDAWVRDQLTRHLERIVQTTARHDGAEEPCPLGSGPSKIPEKR
- a CDS encoding L-threonylcarbamoyladenylate synthase gives rise to the protein MTSPPIIKIREAEEPRDLVHRCVQALAEGQIVVMPTETIYGVAASVLVPHAVERLADMKGRKQGHAFTLALKSAEEIWDYVPDLPAVAWRLARRAWPGPLTLVVESRHPLSAARRFPPQVQRLVCPEGTLGFRVPDHFFISEVLRLLPAPLVLTSVNKTGEPPARSAEEAAANLPEVDIIFDDGPAVHGNASTVVKIEDGSWTILREGVLSKTAIAEMASAVILFVCAGNTCRSPMAQALCQAMLAEKLGCSPQQLRDFGVVVRSAGLEAYGGDGASPQAIEVLKQRGINLEGHMSQQLTDSLVQDADRIFTMTRALKEAVLARWPDAADRIDCLDPHGQDIADPFGGPLQAYEQCAKLIEDALRDRCEELLRLVVVPRSGA
- the rpiB gene encoding ribose 5-phosphate isomerase B yields the protein MRIAIGSDHRGYSIRPKIVTFLKNIGHEVIDMGTFSQSPVDYPDIAEAVAKKVASGEADRGILFCGTGLGMCIAANKIPGVRAAPCHDDLTAELSRRHNDANVLCLSADLLGERLITRIVEVWLNTPFEGGRHARRVEKIAEIEKELLQECCSKANQAANNPSHQQQEDQTLQA